Proteins encoded in a region of the Mycolicibacterium neoaurum genome:
- a CDS encoding response regulator transcription factor gives MDAARCLIVDDSAAFCAAARSMLERGGFEVVGTAGCADEAVRLTAQLRPDIALVDVDLGTDSGFDVARQLDGVAVILTSTHDEQDFADLIVASPALGFLPKLTLSPDRIRELIDR, from the coding sequence ATGGATGCCGCACGCTGTTTGATCGTCGACGATAGTGCCGCATTCTGTGCTGCCGCGCGCAGCATGTTGGAACGTGGGGGTTTCGAGGTCGTGGGTACCGCCGGCTGCGCGGACGAGGCAGTGCGTCTGACCGCTCAGTTGCGTCCCGATATCGCACTGGTGGATGTCGATCTGGGCACCGACAGTGGTTTCGACGTGGCCAGGCAACTCGACGGGGTAGCGGTGATCCTCACCTCGACCCACGACGAGCAGGATTTCGCCGACCTGATCGTGGCCAGTCCCGCCCTTGGGTTTCTGCCCAAGCTGACCCTTTCACCGGATCGGATCCGCGAACTGATCGATCGTTAA
- a CDS encoding response regulator transcription factor, producing the protein MSTLRVVIADDDVLLREGLASLLQREGFEVAGQAGDATELLTLVEKEQPHLVLVDIRMPPNHDAEGLDAARTIRERSPDTAILVLSAHVDVDHAMELLAGGRSIGYLLKSRVTDVSDFVDTVRRIANGASVVDPALVAELVSARRRDDPLAALSAREREVLTLMAEGLSNAGIGRRLWVTEGTVEKHVRSILTKLDLPETGDDHRRVRAVIMFLESR; encoded by the coding sequence ATGAGCACATTGCGAGTAGTCATCGCCGACGACGATGTACTACTGCGGGAGGGGCTCGCCAGCCTGCTGCAACGCGAGGGTTTCGAGGTCGCCGGCCAGGCTGGGGATGCCACCGAGTTGTTGACGCTGGTCGAGAAGGAACAACCGCATCTCGTACTGGTGGACATCCGGATGCCGCCCAACCATGATGCCGAAGGCTTGGACGCGGCCCGCACCATCCGGGAACGCTCACCGGATACCGCGATCCTGGTGCTGTCGGCTCATGTCGACGTCGACCATGCCATGGAGCTCCTGGCCGGTGGTCGCAGCATCGGGTATCTGCTGAAAAGCCGGGTGACCGACGTGTCCGATTTCGTGGACACGGTGCGCCGCATAGCGAACGGCGCATCCGTCGTCGACCCGGCGCTGGTCGCCGAACTGGTGTCGGCACGACGGCGCGATGATCCGCTTGCCGCGCTGAGTGCCCGCGAGCGCGAGGTGTTGACGCTGATGGCCGAGGGGTTGTCCAACGCCGGCATCGGCCGCCGGTTGTGGGTCACCGAGGGAACCGTCGAAAAGCACGTGCGCAGCATCCTCACCAAACTGGATCTACCCGAAACCGGTGACGATCATCGCCGCGTGCGGGCCGTGATCATGTTCCTGGAATCGCGTTAA
- a CDS encoding cupin domain-containing protein, with protein MTTASRPETHRISLLDSDDVERSELGSIHRVTADSFPILKNLSIKRLVLNPGVMRTPHWHANANELTYCVAGTALVSVLDNGSRFASFVVTAGQMFHIDSGALHHIENIGAEPCEFIIAFRNERPEDFGFGATMGAFTDAVLGNTYDLPAADMAKIHRDTRDRTLAAVVGEPNVPPSTYFKDPHRFDIEAQPPGLTYAYGNARFARDQFWPALKDMSMYSLRVGEDGMREPHWHPVTAEMGYVQSGEARMTVMNPDGTLDTWNLTAGDVYFIPRAYPHHIENIGVDEWHFLIFFDQPFPADIGYKASVSAYSRSVLAAAFDTHIDDLPDFPRTTADPLIVPRSNPLDR; from the coding sequence ATGACCACCGCATCGCGTCCCGAAACCCACCGCATCTCGCTGCTCGACAGTGATGACGTCGAACGCAGTGAGCTCGGATCGATCCACCGCGTGACCGCCGACAGCTTTCCGATTCTGAAGAATCTCTCCATCAAGCGGCTCGTGCTCAACCCGGGTGTCATGCGCACGCCGCACTGGCATGCCAACGCCAACGAACTGACCTACTGTGTCGCCGGTACCGCGCTGGTGTCCGTGCTGGACAACGGCAGCCGATTCGCCAGCTTCGTCGTGACGGCCGGACAGATGTTCCACATCGATTCCGGCGCACTGCATCACATCGAGAACATCGGCGCCGAGCCGTGCGAATTCATCATCGCCTTCCGCAACGAGCGGCCGGAGGACTTCGGATTCGGGGCCACCATGGGTGCCTTCACTGACGCGGTGCTGGGCAACACCTACGATCTGCCGGCAGCGGATATGGCCAAGATCCACCGTGACACCCGGGACCGCACCCTGGCCGCGGTGGTGGGCGAGCCCAATGTCCCGCCGAGTACCTATTTCAAAGATCCGCACCGTTTCGACATCGAGGCCCAGCCGCCAGGGCTCACCTACGCCTACGGCAATGCCCGCTTTGCCAGGGACCAGTTCTGGCCTGCGCTGAAGGACATGTCGATGTATTCGCTTCGGGTCGGCGAGGATGGCATGCGTGAGCCGCACTGGCATCCCGTGACCGCCGAGATGGGATACGTCCAGAGTGGTGAGGCCCGGATGACGGTGATGAATCCCGATGGGACACTGGACACCTGGAACCTCACGGCCGGTGACGTCTACTTCATTCCGCGCGCATACCCACATCACATCGAGAACATCGGTGTCGACGAGTGGCACTTCCTGATCTTCTTCGATCAGCCGTTCCCCGCCGATATCGGGTACAAGGCCTCGGTGAGCGCGTACTCCCGATCCGTGCTGGCCGCCGCGTTCGACACCCACATCGACGATCTGCCGGACTTTCCCCGCACCACCGCCGACCCGCTGATCGTGCCGCGCAGCAATCCCCTGGACAGGTGA
- a CDS encoding (2Fe-2S)-binding protein, with protein MTELELTINATPRQLDVDVRTTLLDLLREELGLTGTKKGCDHGLCGACTVTVDGERVLGCLTLAVSISGSTVETIESGDELDCVQRAFVAHDGFQCGYCTPGQIISARALLREHARGDLSAASFVGARCNLTQGPKELSDDEIRERMAGNICRCGAYANILAAIKEVAR; from the coding sequence ATGACCGAGCTCGAGCTGACGATCAACGCGACGCCGCGACAGCTAGATGTCGATGTCCGCACCACCCTGTTGGATCTGCTGCGGGAAGAATTGGGCCTGACCGGCACCAAGAAGGGGTGCGACCACGGGCTGTGCGGTGCCTGCACGGTGACCGTCGACGGTGAGCGGGTGCTGGGCTGCCTGACTCTGGCGGTCTCCATCAGCGGCTCAACCGTCGAGACCATCGAATCAGGTGATGAATTGGATTGTGTGCAGCGGGCTTTCGTCGCACATGACGGCTTCCAATGCGGTTACTGCACACCGGGTCAGATCATCTCGGCGCGTGCACTGCTGCGTGAGCATGCGCGCGGGGATCTGTCCGCGGCCAGCTTCGTCGGCGCACGATGCAACCTCACCCAAGGGCCGAAAGAACTGTCCGACGACGAGATCCGGGAACGCATGGCGGGCAACATCTGTCGCTGTGGTGCCTACGCCAACATTCTCGCCGCCATCAAGGAGGTCGCCCGGTGA
- a CDS encoding GAF domain-containing sensor histidine kinase encodes MNWRTLSSRALAQVVRPTARPLWVGILVGLGFLAAEVGLVAALRIVAPENAFGALLLLGVLVVSAGWDFPLAIATSLASAAVYAYLHLEGRDSLAPALAVFLTLALLTNVLVGQARLRAAEAEQRRKEALRLAGQQAALRRLATLVARTADLSEIYQVAVRELAHSLAVDHVTLVRFRPDRSCLVVAAHDLPEVPGFGVGEEFSLSGDNMSGQIFATGTPTRIDDYAGAAGPIAARLHELGVRCGAGAPLMVAGAVRGALLVGARQPASISRSCEDHLGDFADLVSTAIANTETRTALTASRARLVAAADEARRGFERDLHDGAQQRIVSLSLELRALEATTTDASLRDELARVVGGLAELHTDLQELSRGMHPAVLSRGGLRPALRALARRCTVPVELDIDVDARLPESVEVAAYYVVAEALTNAAKYAEAEVVTVRVAAAEGMLTLSVSDDGVGGAVAGAGSGLGGLRDRVEALSGQLDIDSPRGVGTTVTAVVPAPVNG; translated from the coding sequence GTGAACTGGCGAACCCTCTCGAGCCGGGCGTTGGCGCAAGTCGTGCGGCCGACCGCCCGACCGTTGTGGGTCGGCATCCTCGTGGGGCTGGGATTCCTGGCGGCCGAGGTCGGCCTGGTCGCGGCGCTTCGGATCGTTGCTCCGGAGAACGCCTTCGGAGCATTGTTGTTGCTGGGGGTGCTCGTGGTCTCGGCCGGCTGGGATTTCCCGCTGGCCATCGCGACATCACTGGCCAGCGCGGCGGTGTACGCATACCTGCATCTGGAGGGACGCGATTCGCTCGCTCCGGCGTTGGCGGTGTTCCTGACGTTGGCGCTGCTGACCAACGTGCTGGTGGGACAGGCGCGGCTGCGGGCGGCCGAGGCCGAACAGCGCCGAAAGGAAGCCCTGCGTCTCGCCGGGCAACAGGCGGCGTTGCGCCGGCTGGCAACCCTCGTGGCCCGAACGGCCGACCTGTCCGAGATCTATCAGGTCGCGGTGCGCGAGCTTGCGCACAGTCTGGCCGTCGATCATGTCACCCTGGTGCGTTTCCGGCCGGATCGCAGCTGCCTGGTCGTGGCCGCACACGATCTCCCCGAGGTACCGGGATTCGGCGTGGGTGAGGAGTTTTCGTTATCCGGTGACAACATGAGCGGGCAGATCTTCGCCACGGGAACGCCGACGCGTATCGACGATTACGCGGGTGCCGCCGGCCCCATCGCCGCGCGCTTGCACGAACTGGGGGTCCGGTGCGGCGCCGGTGCGCCGCTGATGGTCGCGGGCGCGGTGCGCGGCGCGCTGCTGGTCGGAGCTCGGCAGCCCGCATCGATCTCGCGCAGTTGCGAGGACCATCTCGGAGATTTCGCCGACCTGGTGTCCACCGCGATCGCCAATACCGAGACGCGCACCGCATTGACGGCATCCCGGGCTCGCTTGGTCGCGGCCGCCGACGAGGCCCGGCGCGGTTTCGAACGCGACCTGCACGACGGCGCCCAACAGCGGATTGTGTCGTTGAGTCTGGAACTGCGCGCCCTCGAGGCGACGACCACGGACGCATCACTACGCGACGAGCTGGCACGGGTCGTCGGTGGGCTCGCCGAACTACACACCGATCTGCAAGAGCTTTCTCGTGGTATGCATCCGGCGGTTCTTTCGCGCGGCGGGTTGCGTCCTGCACTGCGGGCACTGGCGCGCCGCTGCACCGTTCCCGTCGAGCTGGATATCGACGTCGATGCCCGGCTTCCGGAATCGGTGGAGGTCGCGGCGTACTACGTCGTCGCCGAGGCACTGACCAATGCCGCCAAGTACGCCGAGGCGGAGGTCGTCACGGTTCGCGTTGCCGCGGCCGAGGGAATGTTGACGCTGTCGGTCAGCGACGACGGCGTCGGGGGCGCTGTCGCGGGTGCCGGCTCGGGGCTCGGTGGATTGCGCGACCGGGTGGAGGCGCTGTCGGGTCAGCTGGACATCGACAGCCCACGCGGCGTCGGCACCACCGTCACCGCAGTGGTCCCCGCACCGGTCAACGGCTGA
- a CDS encoding serine/threonine-protein kinase, protein MPLTIGDTFAGYRLLRQLGSGGMGEVYLVQHPRLPRQEALKVLRPEFSQDESFRERFIREADLASGLRHPHIVGIHDRGEHDGQLWIAMDYIEGTDLSRFLEQRYPQGMPVGYVLPIVTAVANALDYAHKKGLLHRDVKPANIIVADLDTDDPKIFLADFGIARPLNDTSNITTTNMTVGTVAYAAPEQLMGEPMSGRADQYALAATTFHLLTGSQLFPDSNPAVVISRHLTTTPPLLGGERPDLAVLDMPLRRALEKNPEGRHATCAAFAQAVNGASASAASQQATALAPVNVRPPVVSGAPGTRKAPPMTKTLSPPTAPLPPAQPQDVGVRRIWPVVVGLMVAAALVGGVIVAALVARPWERSGPATATPTVSSATAGTSSTSPSSTASAPSRTATAAPTSAAWSYAGLSCPYVPALTLQTVQSLVVICDEGAGIYTYKGLRLKDNARIDLPGVVATPTGFSVTNNGTRYDISRNGLVIYTGGDVYSEPAISSGP, encoded by the coding sequence ATGCCACTGACGATCGGCGACACCTTCGCCGGATACCGCCTACTGCGGCAACTGGGGTCGGGTGGGATGGGTGAGGTCTATCTGGTTCAGCACCCGAGGCTTCCGCGCCAGGAGGCGCTGAAAGTCCTGCGCCCGGAGTTTTCTCAGGATGAGTCTTTCCGTGAGCGGTTCATCCGTGAGGCAGACCTAGCGTCGGGGTTACGGCATCCTCATATCGTCGGCATCCACGACCGGGGAGAGCACGATGGCCAGCTGTGGATTGCGATGGACTATATCGAGGGCACTGACCTCAGTCGCTTCCTGGAGCAGCGTTACCCGCAGGGCATGCCCGTTGGTTATGTCCTACCGATCGTCACCGCCGTGGCCAACGCCCTGGACTACGCCCATAAGAAGGGCTTGCTGCACCGCGACGTTAAGCCTGCGAACATCATCGTTGCCGACCTCGATACCGACGACCCCAAGATCTTTCTTGCCGACTTCGGGATCGCTCGACCTCTAAACGACACCAGCAACATCACTACGACGAACATGACGGTCGGCACTGTCGCTTACGCTGCGCCCGAACAGCTCATGGGCGAACCGATGAGCGGTAGGGCTGACCAATACGCGCTCGCCGCGACGACCTTTCACCTGCTGACTGGGTCACAGCTCTTCCCAGACTCCAACCCAGCCGTCGTCATTAGTCGGCACCTCACCACGACACCACCTTTGCTCGGTGGTGAACGCCCCGACCTCGCCGTGCTCGACATGCCGCTCCGACGAGCACTCGAGAAGAACCCCGAAGGGCGTCACGCCACATGCGCAGCGTTCGCACAGGCTGTTAACGGCGCGAGTGCATCCGCAGCATCGCAGCAGGCGACCGCGCTGGCACCAGTTAACGTTCGCCCGCCTGTCGTGTCGGGTGCTCCTGGAACCCGTAAAGCGCCACCCATGACGAAGACGCTTTCGCCGCCAACCGCGCCTCTCCCACCAGCCCAACCGCAGGATGTAGGAGTACGCCGGATATGGCCGGTTGTTGTGGGCCTTATGGTTGCAGCAGCCCTCGTTGGCGGTGTAATTGTCGCCGCCTTGGTCGCGCGTCCGTGGGAGCGAAGCGGCCCGGCGACCGCCACCCCGACTGTCAGCAGCGCGACAGCTGGAACGTCGTCGACATCACCGAGTTCGACGGCGAGTGCTCCTAGCAGAACCGCCACTGCGGCACCTACGTCTGCCGCTTGGTCGTACGCAGGATTGTCTTGCCCCTACGTTCCGGCGCTGACGCTACAAACAGTTCAATCTTTGGTTGTCATTTGCGACGAGGGCGCTGGCATCTATACCTATAAGGGTCTACGCCTGAAGGACAATGCCCGCATTGATCTGCCTGGAGTGGTGGCCACTCCAACAGGGTTCTCGGTAACCAACAATGGCACCCGATACGACATCAGCAGAAATGGGCTGGTGATCTACACCGGCGGCGACGTTTATTCAGAACCAGCGATCTCATCGGGACCGTGA
- a CDS encoding xanthine dehydrogenase family protein molybdopterin-binding subunit: MTAQIGRPIDRVEGREKVTGTARYTADHQILGLVHAVLVQSDVAHATVTAESVAAAAARAAAAPGVLHVLTPLNCPPLHVLPEDLTWDLPLERRPPLSDLTVQHVGQHLAVVVAETLQDAVAAAALMDFTYIEAPAQLNAATVIAQPVPPDEKDGQIRHGTYRPDHFVKLDEEKLQEHRGPVAEPSGVRVAGRFTTPVNTHYPIELAATIASWDGEDLTVHDATRWITGERRVLAAYLGIDEERVRILSPLVGGAFGSKSFLWMHVVLCAVAAKEVSRPVKLVLTRGQMFTSTGHRPRTEQRLTLVASDDGTLLSTEQHTVTETSTVAHFCEPVGLSARFLYHSPRMAVSHTVARINAPTPCFMRGPGEAPGLFALEVGMDELADSLGVDPVALRMANDPDTDQPTGRPWSGKHLRDCYRLGAERFGWAQRSPIPRAMQRNGVQVGWGMATASYPGRRMPAGCRVTTTADGHVRFASATHEIGTGVRTVMTQIAADATGLPLDAVSFDSGDSAFADAPYSGASQTTATVGSAVDLAGRQWRRRLGRPVTSASELCAVLAATPGLVDRLNFTVASEGPAGTGPLSQSFGAHFCEVEVDEEIGRASVTRWTAVMDCGRVLNPKLATNQVMGGIIFGLGMALLEQVPFDENSGVPLGEYYVPTHADIPDFDIAFVDTPDYGLDPVGVRGIGEIGTCGVPAAIANAIHHATGKRIHDLPITVESLLEGQP; encoded by the coding sequence GTGACCGCGCAGATCGGTCGTCCCATCGACAGGGTCGAGGGGCGCGAAAAGGTCACCGGGACTGCGCGTTACACCGCCGATCACCAGATCCTCGGTCTGGTCCATGCCGTGCTGGTGCAATCGGACGTGGCGCACGCGACGGTGACGGCCGAGTCCGTGGCGGCCGCCGCGGCGCGTGCCGCCGCGGCACCCGGCGTGTTGCACGTCCTAACACCGTTGAACTGTCCGCCGCTGCACGTGTTACCAGAGGACCTCACCTGGGACCTCCCGCTGGAGCGGCGTCCGCCCTTGTCGGATCTGACCGTTCAACATGTCGGTCAGCACCTGGCGGTGGTGGTGGCCGAGACCTTGCAGGACGCCGTTGCGGCCGCGGCACTGATGGATTTCACCTACATCGAAGCCCCTGCCCAGCTCAACGCCGCGACAGTGATTGCGCAACCGGTGCCTCCCGACGAGAAGGACGGCCAGATCCGGCACGGCACATATCGTCCCGACCACTTCGTCAAACTCGATGAGGAGAAGTTGCAGGAACACCGAGGGCCGGTCGCGGAACCCTCCGGCGTCCGGGTGGCGGGCAGGTTCACCACCCCGGTCAACACCCACTATCCGATAGAGCTCGCCGCCACCATCGCGTCGTGGGACGGCGAGGACCTCACGGTGCACGACGCCACCCGCTGGATCACCGGTGAACGGCGGGTGCTGGCGGCCTACCTGGGCATCGACGAGGAACGGGTCCGCATCCTTTCGCCGTTGGTGGGCGGAGCGTTCGGTTCCAAGAGCTTTCTGTGGATGCACGTCGTGTTGTGCGCCGTCGCCGCCAAGGAGGTGAGCCGCCCGGTGAAGCTGGTTCTGACCCGCGGCCAGATGTTCACCTCCACCGGTCATCGCCCGCGCACCGAGCAGCGATTGACGCTGGTGGCCAGTGACGACGGCACCCTGCTGAGCACCGAACAACATACGGTCACCGAAACCTCCACGGTGGCCCATTTTTGTGAGCCGGTCGGTCTGTCGGCGCGTTTCCTCTACCATTCGCCACGCATGGCGGTATCGCACACCGTGGCCAGGATCAACGCCCCGACACCGTGTTTCATGCGTGGACCGGGCGAGGCACCCGGCCTGTTCGCGCTCGAAGTCGGCATGGACGAACTGGCGGACTCGCTCGGTGTCGACCCGGTGGCGTTGCGCATGGCCAACGATCCGGATACCGACCAGCCGACCGGGCGCCCGTGGTCGGGCAAGCATCTCCGCGATTGCTATCGACTGGGTGCCGAGCGTTTCGGCTGGGCGCAACGGTCACCCATCCCGAGGGCAATGCAGCGCAACGGTGTCCAGGTCGGTTGGGGGATGGCCACGGCAAGCTATCCGGGACGACGGATGCCCGCCGGCTGCCGCGTCACCACCACGGCCGATGGTCACGTCCGGTTTGCCTCAGCCACCCACGAGATCGGTACCGGAGTGCGCACGGTGATGACGCAGATCGCTGCCGATGCGACCGGGCTCCCACTGGACGCGGTGAGCTTCGACTCCGGGGATTCGGCTTTTGCCGATGCCCCCTACAGCGGTGCGTCCCAGACGACCGCCACCGTCGGTTCCGCGGTCGACCTTGCCGGGCGACAGTGGCGCCGACGACTCGGCCGTCCGGTCACATCCGCATCGGAGTTGTGCGCTGTTCTCGCGGCCACCCCGGGGCTGGTCGACCGACTGAACTTCACGGTCGCCAGCGAGGGGCCGGCCGGCACAGGCCCGCTGTCGCAGTCGTTCGGCGCCCATTTCTGCGAAGTCGAGGTCGACGAGGAGATCGGGCGAGCCAGCGTCACAAGGTGGACCGCGGTGATGGACTGTGGGCGGGTGCTCAATCCGAAGTTGGCCACCAATCAGGTGATGGGCGGCATCATCTTCGGGCTGGGTATGGCACTGCTGGAACAGGTGCCCTTCGACGAGAACTCGGGCGTTCCGCTCGGTGAGTACTACGTGCCCACCCATGCCGACATCCCCGATTTCGACATCGCCTTCGTCGACACCCCGGACTACGGCCTCGATCCGGTCGGGGTCCGTGGGATCGGTGAGATCGGGACCTGCGGGGTACCCGCCGCGATCGCCAACGCGATCCATCACGCCACCGGTAAACGGATACACGACCTGCCGATCACGGTGGAGTCGCTGCTGGAGGGACAGCCATGA